The proteins below come from a single Agromyces flavus genomic window:
- a CDS encoding TetR/AcrR family transcriptional regulator, with translation MSENGNGTARRGRPGYDQQGILAVAVAAFNEYGYDATSMGVLAERLGLSKSAIYHHFASKDEILDRALDQALSSLEGVFDEAGASAGTAADRLDHVLRGAVHVLVAELPSVTLLLRVRGNTDVERRALARRRAFDKRVTELVSAAQAEGTLRSDIDVRVVERLLFGMINSIVEWYRPGGREDAARLADDVIAVALDGLRVPAAARS, from the coding sequence ATGTCGGAGAACGGGAACGGGACGGCGCGACGCGGGCGGCCGGGATACGACCAGCAGGGCATCCTCGCGGTCGCGGTCGCCGCGTTCAACGAGTACGGCTACGACGCCACCTCGATGGGCGTGCTCGCCGAGCGGCTCGGCCTGTCGAAGTCGGCGATCTACCACCACTTCGCCTCGAAGGACGAGATCCTCGACCGCGCGCTCGACCAGGCCCTGAGCTCCCTCGAGGGGGTCTTCGACGAGGCGGGCGCCTCAGCCGGGACCGCGGCCGACCGCCTCGACCACGTGCTCCGCGGGGCCGTGCACGTGCTTGTCGCCGAGCTGCCCTCGGTGACGCTGTTGCTCCGGGTGCGGGGCAACACCGACGTCGAGCGCCGGGCCCTCGCGCGTCGGCGCGCCTTCGACAAGCGCGTCACCGAGCTCGTGTCGGCGGCGCAGGCCGAGGGCACGCTCCGCAGCGACATCGACGTGCGCGTCGTCGAGCGCCTGCTGTTCGGGATGATCAACTCGATCGTCGAGTGGTACCGCCCGGGCGGCCGCGAGGATGCCGCGCGACTGGCCGACGACGTGATCGCCGTCGCGCTCGACGGGCTGCGGGTCCCGGCCGCGGCCCGCTCCTGA